The Planococcus liqunii genome includes a region encoding these proteins:
- a CDS encoding ABC transporter permease, with protein MSTKATNILVPVISVILGLIVGAIIMLVSGYNPVDGYLALWNGIFGDLYTVGETLRQITPYLLAGLAVAFAFRSGLFNIGVEGQLIVGWFAAAYVGVAVELPKIIHLPLAILAAAAAGALWGFVPGLLKAKFHVHEVIVTIMMNYIALHVTNALIKTVSGDGDRTESIFASASLRSEFFENLTEFSRLHYGIILALVMVGVMWFILEKTTLGFELKAVGFNHNASQYAGMNVNKNIVLAMVISGAFAGLGGAMEALGTFEYVSSKAGFTGIGFDGIAVALLGMNTPLGVIFGATLFGSLKYGALNMPNAAGIPLEIVEIVIAVIIFFVASGYVIRLFLLRAAKKKEAK; from the coding sequence ATGTCGACTAAAGCAACAAATATTCTGGTCCCTGTCATTTCCGTTATTTTAGGGTTAATCGTTGGAGCGATTATTATGCTGGTCAGTGGGTACAATCCAGTCGACGGCTACCTTGCTTTATGGAACGGGATTTTTGGCGACTTATATACAGTAGGGGAAACATTGCGGCAGATTACGCCATACCTATTGGCCGGTTTAGCGGTAGCTTTTGCTTTCCGTTCCGGACTGTTCAATATCGGAGTGGAAGGGCAATTGATCGTCGGCTGGTTTGCAGCAGCATACGTCGGCGTAGCGGTCGAATTGCCGAAAATCATTCATTTGCCGCTTGCGATTTTAGCAGCAGCGGCAGCGGGCGCTCTTTGGGGATTTGTACCGGGTCTGTTAAAGGCGAAATTCCATGTTCATGAAGTAATCGTTACCATCATGATGAACTACATCGCACTTCATGTGACGAATGCATTGATCAAAACCGTTTCAGGCGACGGCGACCGTACAGAATCCATTTTTGCCAGTGCATCGCTGCGCTCTGAATTTTTTGAGAACCTGACAGAATTTTCACGGCTTCATTACGGAATTATCCTGGCGCTGGTGATGGTCGGCGTGATGTGGTTCATCCTGGAAAAAACAACTTTAGGCTTTGAATTAAAAGCGGTTGGCTTTAACCATAATGCTTCTCAGTATGCCGGCATGAATGTGAATAAAAACATCGTGCTCGCAATGGTGATTTCCGGAGCTTTTGCCGGTCTCGGCGGCGCGATGGAAGCGCTGGGAACATTTGAGTATGTATCTTCGAAAGCCGGATTTACCGGTATTGGATTTGATGGGATTGCAGTTGCCTTGCTGGGCATGAACACACCGCTCGGCGTTATTTTCGGAGCCACACTATTCGGTTCCTTGAAATACGGAGCGCTGAATATGCCGAACGCAGCTGGTATTCCTTTGGAAATTGTTGAAATTGTTATTGCCGTAATTATTTTCTTTGTGGCATCAGGATATGTCATTCGCTTGTTCCTGCTGCGTGCG
- a CDS encoding ABC transporter ATP-binding protein yields the protein MEHVIEMLNIRKVFGNFVANDNITLQLKKGEIHALLGENGAGKSTLMNVLFGLYQPDGGEIRVRGKKVDITNPNVANDLGIGMVHQHFMLVENFTVTENIILGSEPTKFGITNKKDAAKRVKEVSEQYGLNVDPHAVIEDISVGMQQRVEILKTLYRGAEILIFDEPTASLTPQEIVELIQIMKRLIAEGKSIILITHKLKEIMDVSDRVTVIRKGQGVGTVTTSETSPAELASLMVGRQVEFKTVKTPANPKDVILNIQKLVVEDYRGVEMVKSLDLNVRQGEIVGIAGIDGNGQSELIEAITGLRKVKSGLITIHGKDVTNMKPRKVTESGVGHIPQDRHKHGLVLDFPIGHNISLQTYYTAPISKGGIIDYDKIDQKAKDIIAAYDVRTQGPHEPARALSGGNQQKAIIGREVDRNPELLIAALPTRGLDVGAIEFIHSRLIEQRDNGKAVLLISFELDEVMNVSDRIAVIHDGEIVDIVKPEETTEQELGLLMAGHHIREGLKNGLEREGEDQHVD from the coding sequence GTGGAACATGTAATCGAAATGCTCAATATCCGCAAAGTGTTCGGGAATTTTGTTGCGAATGACAATATAACCCTGCAGTTGAAAAAGGGCGAAATTCACGCATTATTGGGTGAAAACGGAGCAGGCAAGTCGACTTTGATGAATGTGCTTTTCGGTTTATACCAGCCGGATGGCGGAGAAATCCGGGTGCGCGGCAAGAAAGTCGATATAACAAATCCAAACGTGGCGAATGATTTAGGAATCGGCATGGTGCATCAGCACTTTATGCTGGTCGAAAATTTCACTGTCACTGAAAATATCATTTTAGGAAGTGAACCGACTAAATTCGGCATCACCAATAAAAAAGACGCAGCAAAACGGGTAAAGGAAGTGTCGGAACAATATGGATTGAACGTTGATCCGCATGCGGTCATCGAAGACATTTCAGTCGGCATGCAGCAGCGTGTGGAAATCCTGAAAACCTTGTACAGAGGCGCGGAAATTTTGATTTTCGATGAGCCGACGGCTTCTTTGACGCCGCAGGAAATCGTCGAATTGATCCAAATCATGAAACGCCTGATTGCCGAAGGAAAATCGATTATTTTAATTACCCATAAATTGAAAGAAATCATGGATGTCTCAGACCGGGTAACGGTTATCCGTAAAGGGCAGGGCGTGGGAACTGTTACGACTTCTGAAACAAGTCCAGCTGAACTGGCCTCATTGATGGTCGGCCGGCAAGTGGAATTTAAAACAGTTAAAACGCCTGCAAATCCGAAAGACGTTATTTTGAACATTCAAAAGCTGGTTGTCGAAGACTACCGCGGCGTTGAAATGGTAAAAAGCTTGGATTTGAATGTCCGTCAAGGCGAAATTGTCGGAATTGCGGGAATCGACGGCAATGGACAGTCGGAATTGATTGAAGCGATTACCGGGCTCCGCAAAGTGAAAAGCGGGCTCATCACCATTCATGGAAAAGATGTTACCAATATGAAACCGAGAAAAGTGACGGAATCCGGCGTTGGACATATTCCGCAGGATCGCCACAAACACGGGCTGGTCCTGGATTTCCCGATTGGCCATAACATTTCCTTGCAGACCTATTACACTGCCCCGATTTCCAAAGGCGGGATTATCGATTACGACAAGATTGATCAAAAAGCAAAAGACATTATTGCTGCATACGATGTCCGCACACAAGGGCCGCATGAACCGGCTCGGGCATTGTCGGGAGGAAACCAGCAAAAAGCCATTATCGGCCGTGAAGTGGACCGCAATCCCGAATTGTTAATTGCAGCCTTGCCGACTCGAGGATTGGATGTGGGGGCGATTGAATTTATCCACAGCCGTCTGATCGAGCAGCGGGACAATGGAAAAGCGGTATTATTGATTTCGTTTGAACTGGATGAAGTCATGAACGTGTCTGATCGCATTGCGGTTATCCATGACGGCGAAATCGTCGATATTGTGAAACCGGAAGAAACGACTGAACAAGAATTGGGATTGTTGATGGCTGGTCATCACATCCGTGAAGGATTGAAAAACGGGTTAGAAAGAGAAGGTGAGGATCAGCATGTCGACTAA
- a CDS encoding BMP family lipoprotein yields MTKRKFGLGLSMMLAAGTMLAACGSEEGTSTGDSGSGEEKSDFSVAMVTDVGGVDDKSFNQSAWEGLQAFGEENGLKKGDGGIDYLQSASDADYNTNLNNLIRRDFNVVFGIGFLMEGAVKEIAEQQPKAQIGIIDAVVDAPNVASVLFKEQEGAYLAGVAAALMSETKKIGFVGGMEIPVIERFEAGFLEGVKAADPSVVVDVQYTGAFDKAELGKTTANRMYSAGADIVFHAAGGTGNGVFTEAKERKEANPDENVWVIGVDADQYDEGQVGDTNVTLTSVLKGVDKAVIDISNKAKEGKFPGGETITYGLAEDGVGLADSRGAIPEDVMAKIDEYKEKIASGEITVPETVK; encoded by the coding sequence TTGACAAAACGTAAATTTGGTCTGGGTCTTTCGATGATGCTTGCTGCAGGAACTATGCTGGCTGCTTGCGGCAGTGAGGAAGGCACTTCAACTGGCGATTCTGGAAGCGGCGAAGAGAAAAGCGATTTCTCAGTTGCTATGGTTACAGATGTCGGCGGTGTGGATGATAAATCATTCAACCAATCCGCTTGGGAAGGACTGCAAGCATTTGGTGAAGAAAACGGCCTGAAAAAAGGTGACGGTGGAATTGACTATCTGCAATCAGCTTCTGATGCTGATTACAATACAAACCTGAACAACTTGATCCGCCGCGATTTTAACGTAGTCTTTGGCATCGGATTCTTGATGGAAGGCGCGGTAAAAGAAATTGCTGAACAGCAGCCGAAAGCTCAAATTGGAATCATTGATGCAGTTGTTGATGCTCCAAACGTAGCAAGCGTATTGTTCAAAGAGCAAGAAGGAGCTTACCTTGCAGGTGTAGCAGCAGCTTTGATGTCTGAAACGAAAAAAATCGGATTTGTTGGCGGGATGGAAATTCCAGTTATCGAACGTTTTGAAGCAGGATTCCTTGAAGGCGTTAAAGCGGCAGACCCGTCTGTTGTAGTAGACGTTCAATACACAGGGGCATTTGATAAAGCAGAATTAGGTAAAACAACAGCTAACCGTATGTACTCTGCTGGCGCAGATATCGTATTCCACGCAGCTGGCGGTACAGGAAACGGTGTATTCACTGAAGCTAAAGAACGCAAAGAAGCAAATCCGGACGAGAATGTTTGGGTTATCGGCGTAGATGCTGACCAGTACGACGAAGGGCAAGTCGGCGACACGAACGTAACATTGACTTCTGTTCTTAAAGGCGTAGACAAAGCGGTTATTGATATTTCAAACAAGGCCAAAGAAGGCAAATTCCCTGGCGGCGAAACAATCACTTACGGTTTGGCTGAAGACGGTGTAGGCCTTGCAGATTCACGTGGAGCAATCCCTGAAGACGTTATGGCTAAGATCGATGAGTACAAAGAGAAAATCGCCAGCGGCGAAATCACTGTACCAGAAACTGTGAAATAA
- a CDS encoding GntR family transcriptional regulator, whose translation MTIKSDHRALYLQVIDRMKQDIAAGLYKEKEKLPSEFELAKTLGVSRATLREALRLLEEDNIIVRRHGVGTFVNPKPVFTSGIEQLTSVSDMIRQVGMEPGVIYLSTSEAPPSEDDLKRFHFRADETVITIERVRTANGEPVVYCIDQVPSSFLPADFLGRKESSIFSAIEESGDVRISYAVTFIDPIGYHEQASPILECDPETALLELKQLHYDEDDRVVLYSKNYFRADKFSFHVVRKRV comes from the coding sequence ATGACAATAAAATCGGATCATCGTGCTCTGTATCTCCAAGTGATCGATCGGATGAAGCAGGATATTGCTGCCGGATTGTACAAAGAAAAAGAGAAGTTGCCTTCCGAATTCGAATTGGCAAAAACACTGGGAGTCAGCCGCGCGACTTTGAGAGAAGCGCTGCGGTTGCTGGAAGAAGATAATATCATTGTCCGTCGGCATGGCGTCGGTACATTCGTCAATCCGAAGCCCGTCTTTACATCGGGCATTGAACAATTGACAAGTGTGTCGGACATGATTCGGCAAGTTGGAATGGAGCCGGGTGTGATTTACTTAAGCACTTCTGAGGCTCCTCCTTCCGAGGACGATTTAAAACGCTTTCATTTCAGAGCCGATGAGACAGTCATTACTATTGAACGCGTCCGAACAGCCAACGGAGAACCGGTCGTCTATTGCATCGATCAAGTTCCTTCGAGTTTTTTGCCGGCTGATTTTCTCGGGCGCAAAGAAAGTTCCATTTTCTCTGCAATAGAGGAATCCGGGGATGTCCGCATTTCGTATGCGGTCACCTTTATCGATCCAATCGGCTATCATGAACAAGCTTCGCCGATTTTGGAATGTGATCCGGAAACTGCTTTACTTGAGTTAAAACAGCTCCATTACGATGAAGACGATCGTGTGGTGCTTTATTCAAAGAACTACTTCCGGGCTGATAAATTCAGTTTCCATGTAGTTCGAAAACGTGTGTAA